The genomic region CCGCAAGAAGCTGCAGATTCTCGGAGTCGTCACCGAAACCATCCCCAATCCGACGTACGAGGTGATACCCACGCCCGGCGCCTGGTCCGACTACTTCCGAGGCATCAACCCCGAGGGCAAGACCCTGCGTGAGCTGGCCCAGCCGATCCGCTGCCCCGACGAGTTCCGCCGCCCCGATCTGCGCCTGGCGTTGATGGACCGCCAGGGCGTCGACGGTGCCGTGATGTTCCCGACGACGGCGGGCATGCTGGAGGAAAGGACCAAATCCGACACCGAGCTCACCCATGCCGTCACGCACGCGTTCAATCGCTGGCTGCTCGAGGACTGGACCTTCAACTACCAGAACCGGATCTTTCCCGTGCCCGCTATCTCGCTGAACGATCCCGCACTGGGCGTCCAGGAGCTCGACTGGTGCCTGGAGAACGGCGCGAGGACGGTGTTGATTCGGCCCGCGCCGGTGCCACGCGAGGACGGCACCTCTCGTTCAGCGGCGCTACCGGAATTCGACGAATTCTGGCGGCTGGTCGAGTCTTCAGGCATCTCAGTGCAGATGCACAACTCCGACTCGGGCTATGAGCGCTACGTCGACGACTGGGAGGACGCGGCCGAGTTCAACGGATTCGCGCTCAGCAAGCTGCGGGGTTTCATCTACGAGGAGAGTAGGAACATCTTCGACACCCTCGCCGCGTTCATCGCCCACGGGGTGTTCGAGCGCTTTCCCGGAGTGCGCATCGGGGTGGTCGAGAACGGCGGCTCGTGGGCGCACCGCCTACTGGACGTCTTCGACCGCGTGTACCGCAAGCGGCCATACGACTTCAGCGAGCATCCCAGTGAGGTCTTCCGCAGGCACGTCTGGATCAATCCGTTTCACGAGGAGGACATGTCGGTGCTCGTCGATCTCCTCGGCGCGGACCGTGTGATGTTCGGTTCGGACTACCCGCATCCCGAAGGTCTCGCCGAACCCGTGGACTTCGTCGAGGAGTTGAATGGTCTACCGGGTGACACCGCTGCGAAGGTGATGGGCGGGAACCTCAAGGAACTCATCGGTATCTGACGAAGAGGCGACGGTATGACGCTCGATCGCGTGGCTTTGCACAGGAGGCTTGCCCACGCCAAGTGGGAGGCGTACTCGAAGGTTACGGAGACGAACTTCGTCACCTACGGCGACGAGTGGATATATGCACCCGATGCCGTGATGATGTGCCCCCTTTTCAACGGTGGCGTTGCGCAGCAGATGGCCGACCTCTTTTCGGACGAGCTGGCCGCAGCCATCGCCGAACACGCCCCCGACGGTGACATGCTCACCCCGGAGTTTCGGATGTGGTGGAAGCACATGCCGGACTTCAGAAACGTCACACCGTTCGAATGCGATGTGTTCGACTGGGGCTTCGTGGCCCGCGACACCTACGCGGGAACTCTCGCCGACGGGACAGTGCTGGAACTGCGGGAGTGGGATTACATCTGGACCAACGAGGACGGGCATATCAACCGCTGGGACTGGTTCGTCGACTCTCGCCAGTGGTACCCGTTCCTGAAACTCATCGGCCTGGATCCCGCCGAACTCACATTTCAGGGGTACACGATCAACTTCCTGCGGCAAGGCGACGTCAGCCGGCCAGCAGGAGACCGGTGATCAGGCGCCGACGCCGCCCTCACGCAGGAAGTTGACGGTGTATTGCTGGCTCGTCAACCCCTTCGCTTCGAGCCCGACGAGCGAAACCAACTGCTCCCACTTGTCATGGTCCACAAACCAGTCCCACCGCGTGACGTGGCCGCTCTCGTTGGTCCAGATGTAGTCCCACTCTCGTAGTTCCAACACCGTTCCGTCGGCGAGCGTCCCCGCGTAGGTGTCACAGGACGTGAAACCCCAATCTCCAGCGACGCATTCGAACGGACTGACGAGGCGGTAGTCCGGCATATGCTTCCACCACATACGCCACTCCGCGGTGAGCATGTCACCGTCCGGCGCATACTCGGCCATCGCCGCGGCTACTTCATCGGAGAACATTTCGCGTGCCGTCTGGGGGACGCCGTTGTTGAAATGCGGGCTCATCATGACGTAGTCAGGTGCGAAGATGAACTTGTCGCCGAACGTGACGTGGCGCCCTCGGTCAATGGGTTTCGCGTAACCCTCCCACTTCTCGAAGGCGATCTTTTCGTTCAAGGCAACACGATCCTGGGTCATGTCGTCTTCCTCTCGACTAGGTCAGCTCGACGAACTTCTTCAGGTAAGTCCACGCGATTCCGGGCGGCATTCCGCCGCACAGCGGGTTGATATTGAACACCTCACCAGCAGCAAGGCGCTTACGTGCTTCGTCGACGGGCAGTATCACGTGAGACGTCGATCTGTGCCGCAGTTCATCGACAGTCGTGGCGGTGGTGATATTGGCTGAAACGGTGTTGTCGGGATTCCATTCCGAGTAGGCCATCGCGTCGTGCAGCAGATACTTGCCGATCTCGTCCCACGCCGCATCGAGATCCTCAGCCACGAAGCAGTTGGTTGCAGCGTCGCGCTCGGGGATCAACATGAAGCCGGGTTCAAAACCGTTGTCGCGGCACGCCTTTTCATACGCTTCTTGCATGCCGGGAACGCCTCCGTTCGCCAGCAGTCCCAGGCCGTTTCGTCCTGCGCGACGCGCGGCGGCGAGGCTTGCGCCGCCCCAACTCATCATCGGGCCTTCTGGTGTGCGAGGACGGGGCGTGACCTTCATCCGCCGACCGTCGTGCACCACCTCCTCGCCGGCGAGTAGCCGACGCAACAGGCCGAGCTTCTCATCGGCCAGGCGGCCGCGATCGGAGAGGGAGAGGCCAAAGTGGGCGTATTCCTCGGCCCGGTAACCGATCCCGAAGACGTAGGTAGCCCGCCCGGAGCTGATGTGGTCCAGGACCGCCATGTCCTCCGCCAGACGGGCAGGATCGTAGAAGGGCAGGAGGATCACCAGGTTCAGCATCAATTTACTGGTACGCGCGGCAATCGCCGCGCCCAGCAGTAGTGGCGACGGGAGATAACCGTCGTCAGCGCAATGATGTTCGCATAGCACCGCGGCAACGCATCCGCGGCTTTCGGCCCACGCCGACATCTCGCAAGCCGCCCCGTACAGCTCAGTGGGTGGTGCACCGATGGACGGTGCTCGCATGTCGAATCGGAGGGTGAACATTTCGACGTCTAGCTCCCCTGGCGTTGATCGGTACCCATGACTTCGACGCTCATCTGCATGATCAGCCGCACAACCTCGTTGCGAGACATGGATTTGAAGAGCTCAAACGCCATCCGGATGTCGTCGCCTGTGGCGATCGTCGGTCCGTTGCCAAGGTTGGCAAAGGCCTCGTCGACCACACTCTCGGCGGTGACGGCACCCTCGGGAATCTCATCGAGAGATGACAAGCGCCCGCGCTCGAACTCCAACTTGCGCAGCGCCGGCGTGTCGGTCATGCCAAGGACCAGACCGAGGACGTCTACCCCCTTGTCGTGCAGTTCGGCCCACAGGCCCTCGGTGAACACCATGTCGAAGGCCTTGGTTCCGCCGTAAGCCACCATGTTCCGGCCACCGGCCAGTGCGGCCCCGGACGTGAAGTTCACGATGCCGCCTCTACCCCGGCCGACCATTGGGCCGGCGAAGTGGTGACACAACCGCATCAGCACCAGACAGTTGCGTTGCAGCAGGGACTCAGCTGCCGACACCGGATTGGAGAGAAAGGGTTGGTAATTCGGATCACCGCCCGCGCAATAGACCAACATGCCGACATCTATGTCGGCGGTGGCATCAATGATCGTTCTCGAGGCATCAGCGTCGGTGAGGTCCACCGGCAGCGTCCGGGTCTGAGCACCGGTGCGCCTGCGGATGCCTTCGGCCACCTCCTCGAGCACATGCTGACGACGAGCGACGAGCACCACGTTGACCCCTTGGGACGCGATTCGCTCGGCGAACAAAGCCCCGACACCGTCAGACGCACCGACGGCGATCGCCCAGGGCCCGTACTTCGTCGCGAAGTCGTCGATCACCGAGCTGACACCCCGACGAGTCGCACTGAGGTGTATTTGCGCCGTGCGATCCGCCATCCGTCAACCGTGCGCACGGCGTGATCGTCGTAGTAACCAACGGGATTGGCACCCGAGCCGTCGTCAGTCAAGATCAAAGCATCGACGTATGTTCGTACTTCTGCCGCGTCACCATCGATGTCGATCCTTTGGTTGGTCATCCGGTGCATGGTGTGAGCGGCCCCGACGTGGATCGCCGCCATGAATTCGGCCACCTCGACATCGCCCGTCCAACGGCCGACCTCGCCGTAGTCCACTTCGGCATCACTAGTGAAAACTGTCGACAGCAAATCATATTGCCGACTATCAATCGCTGTCGCATAGCGGATCGTGAGGTCGACGAGTTCTTCGCGGTCTGTCATGCGACATCTCCATTCGGGTGAATGACGACCCGGGGCGGCCCCGCGGACTTCCGAGCCTCGTCCAGTGCGTCGGGCACTTCATCGAGACCGATGATCTTTCCGATGCTGGGCAATGGGTCGAGCCGGCCTTCGACCACCGCATCCAGAACGCCGTACCAGTCCTGGGGCATCGGGCCTCCGCCGAATTGCAGCGTCAGGCCGTTGCGGGTGGCCTCGGTGATGTCGAGGGTGTCTCCGGTGTACCAGCCTCCGGCGCAGTAGATGCGAGAGGAGAACTCCGCCTCTTTG from Mycobacterium sp. IDR2000157661 harbors:
- a CDS encoding amidohydrolase family protein — encoded protein: MLEAQVSGMTAYEVWDADNHMYETIDAYTRYLPEKYSEALKFVDVKGRKKLQILGVVTETIPNPTYEVIPTPGAWSDYFRGINPEGKTLRELAQPIRCPDEFRRPDLRLALMDRQGVDGAVMFPTTAGMLEERTKSDTELTHAVTHAFNRWLLEDWTFNYQNRIFPVPAISLNDPALGVQELDWCLENGARTVLIRPAPVPREDGTSRSAALPEFDEFWRLVESSGISVQMHNSDSGYERYVDDWEDAAEFNGFALSKLRGFIYEESRNIFDTLAAFIAHGVFERFPGVRIGVVENGGSWAHRLLDVFDRVYRKRPYDFSEHPSEVFRRHVWINPFHEEDMSVLVDLLGADRVMFGSDYPHPEGLAEPVDFVEELNGLPGDTAAKVMGGNLKELIGI
- a CDS encoding SDR family NAD(P)-dependent oxidoreductase, which encodes MIDDFATKYGPWAIAVGASDGVGALFAERIASQGVNVVLVARRQHVLEEVAEGIRRRTGAQTRTLPVDLTDADASRTIIDATADIDVGMLVYCAGGDPNYQPFLSNPVSAAESLLQRNCLVLMRLCHHFAGPMVGRGRGGIVNFTSGAALAGGRNMVAYGGTKAFDMVFTEGLWAELHDKGVDVLGLVLGMTDTPALRKLEFERGRLSSLDEIPEGAVTAESVVDEAFANLGNGPTIATGDDIRMAFELFKSMSRNEVVRLIMQMSVEVMGTDQRQGS
- a CDS encoding nuclear transport factor 2 family protein, producing MTDREELVDLTIRYATAIDSRQYDLLSTVFTSDAEVDYGEVGRWTGDVEVAEFMAAIHVGAAHTMHRMTNQRIDIDGDAAEVRTYVDALILTDDGSGANPVGYYDDHAVRTVDGWRIARRKYTSVRLVGVSAR
- a CDS encoding LLM class flavin-dependent oxidoreductase, with the translated sequence MFTLRFDMRAPSIGAPPTELYGAACEMSAWAESRGCVAAVLCEHHCADDGYLPSPLLLGAAIAARTSKLMLNLVILLPFYDPARLAEDMAVLDHISSGRATYVFGIGYRAEEYAHFGLSLSDRGRLADEKLGLLRRLLAGEEVVHDGRRMKVTPRPRTPEGPMMSWGGASLAAARRAGRNGLGLLANGGVPGMQEAYEKACRDNGFEPGFMLIPERDAATNCFVAEDLDAAWDEIGKYLLHDAMAYSEWNPDNTVSANITTATTVDELRHRSTSHVILPVDEARKRLAAGEVFNINPLCGGMPPGIAWTYLKKFVELT